From a region of the Candidatus Azobacteroides pseudotrichonymphae genomovar. CFP2 genome:
- a CDS encoding glycosyltransferase family 2 protein has translation MDISVVIPLLNEEESLPELCEWIIKVMQKEGFSYEIIFVDDGSTDNSWKTIETLRKKYLETIIKGIRFQRNYGKSPALQSAFQRTKGDVVITMDADLQDSPDEIPELFRMIKENKYHLISGWKKKRYDPITKTIPTKLFNIVACVFSGIKLHDFNCGLKAYDKLVVKNIEIYNDMHRWIPFLAKNAGFNKIGEKVVQHQARKYGCTKFGLNRFINGYLDLFTLWFLSKFGKKPMHFFGLVGSMMFSIGFTFILVLSGIKYYALVKETASPLIANTPYFHIAVASMIIGTQLFLTGFIGELIIRNSQERNYYQIAEELE, from the coding sequence ATGGATATATCAGTAGTCATCCCTCTATTGAATGAGGAAGAATCTCTCCCCGAATTATGTGAATGGATAATTAAAGTAATGCAAAAGGAAGGATTTTCCTATGAAATTATTTTTGTAGACGATGGAAGTACCGACAATTCGTGGAAAACTATTGAAACCCTTCGAAAAAAATATTTGGAAACGATAATAAAAGGAATTCGTTTTCAGCGAAATTATGGTAAATCTCCTGCCTTACAGTCTGCTTTTCAGAGGACTAAAGGAGATGTAGTTATTACCATGGATGCAGATTTACAAGATAGCCCAGATGAAATACCGGAGCTTTTTCGTATGATTAAAGAAAATAAATACCATCTGATATCTGGCTGGAAAAAAAAAAGATACGACCCCATAACTAAGACAATCCCCACTAAATTATTTAACATCGTTGCATGTGTTTTTTCAGGCATCAAACTACACGATTTCAATTGTGGATTAAAAGCTTACGATAAACTTGTGGTAAAAAACATTGAAATATACAATGATATGCACCGCTGGATACCTTTTTTAGCCAAAAATGCAGGTTTCAATAAAATAGGAGAAAAAGTGGTTCAACACCAAGCAAGAAAGTACGGATGTACTAAATTTGGATTAAATCGTTTTATCAACGGTTATTTGGATCTGTTTACACTATGGTTTTTATCCAAATTTGGTAAAAAGCCCATGCACTTCTTCGGATTAGTTGGAAGCATGATGTTTAGTATCGGCTTTACCTTCATATTAGTCTTAAGTGGAATAAAATACTATGCTCTTGTTAAGGAGACAGCGTCGCCTTTGATTGCTAACACCCCTTATTTCCATATTGCAGTTGCAAGTATGATTATCGGAACACAATTGTTTTTAACAGGGTTCATAGGTGAATTGATTATTAGAAATTCACAAGAAAGGAATTACTATCAAATTGCTGAAGAATTGGAGTAA
- the atpF gene encoding F0F1 ATP synthase subunit B yields MSLLTPDIGLLFWMLLSFGIVFFVAAKYGFPVIVKMVDERNAFINKSLEEAKQANKRLRGIKEEEERLLKETYNKRIFIIKEANEMRIKIINDAKEKANFESNRLMKNAKENIQKEKELAMQDIRQQIAALSIDIAERVLRKSLDNKHEQLNLINELIKELN; encoded by the coding sequence ATGTCGTTGTTAACTCCAGATATTGGATTACTTTTTTGGATGCTTTTGTCATTTGGGATTGTATTTTTTGTTGCGGCTAAATATGGTTTTCCTGTCATTGTAAAAATGGTGGATGAACGTAATGCTTTCATTAATAAATCATTGGAAGAAGCTAAACAAGCTAATAAACGTTTAAGGGGAATTAAAGAAGAAGAAGAACGATTGCTAAAAGAGACTTATAATAAGCGTATTTTTATTATAAAAGAAGCTAATGAAATGCGTATAAAAATTATCAATGATGCTAAAGAAAAGGCGAATTTTGAATCCAACAGGTTAATGAAAAATGCCAAAGAAAACATTCAAAAAGAAAAGGAATTAGCCATGCAAGATATTCGCCAACAAATTGCAGCTCTTTCAATTGATATTGCTGAAAGAGTTCTTCGTAAAAGTCTTGATAATAAGCACGAACAATTGAATCTGATTAATGAGTTAATAAAGGAATTAAACTAA
- the atpH gene encoding ATP synthase F1 subunit delta translates to MEAGKISTRYARAIYEYALEQGNETILYKGMQSLAKHFAMYPVLKKSINDPTLSDENKIKLLIAACRIDSNKTLKQAIKVIVKNGRAYYIERIARMYEKEYRQSKGLVLAQLTTVGLTTNNEAKKLLIKFLSNKTNGQIEFKTILNLDIIGGFILEIEDLLLDASVKRQLNQIKCQI, encoded by the coding sequence ATGGAGGCAGGAAAAATCTCAACTAGATATGCAAGAGCTATTTATGAGTATGCTCTTGAGCAAGGGAATGAGACTATCCTATATAAAGGGATGCAATCATTAGCAAAACATTTTGCTATGTATCCTGTTCTTAAAAAATCAATTAACGATCCGACTCTTTCAGATGAGAATAAAATAAAATTGCTTATTGCAGCTTGTCGTATTGATTCTAATAAAACTTTGAAGCAGGCAATAAAAGTAATAGTTAAAAATGGAAGAGCTTACTACATAGAGCGTATAGCTCGGATGTATGAAAAGGAATATCGACAATCTAAAGGTCTTGTATTGGCTCAATTAACGACAGTTGGACTTACCACCAATAATGAAGCAAAAAAATTACTTATCAAATTCCTTTCTAATAAAACTAATGGACAAATAGAATTTAAAACCATACTAAATTTGGATATTATTGGAGGATTTATTTTGGAAATAGAAGATCTACTTTTAGATGCAAGTGTAAAAAGGCAGTTAAATCAAATAAAATGTCAAATATAA
- the rpsO gene encoding 30S ribosomal protein S15, producing MYLNPEKKKEFFAKYGKSNTDSGSPEGQIALFSYRISHLTEHLKVNRKDYNTERSLKMLVGKRRRLLDYLKRCDIGRYRFIINELGIRR from the coding sequence ATGTATTTAAATCCAGAGAAAAAAAAAGAGTTCTTTGCAAAATACGGGAAATCTAATACTGATAGTGGGTCTCCTGAAGGACAGATAGCATTATTTTCCTATCGTATTTCGCATTTAACTGAACATCTTAAAGTAAACAGGAAAGATTACAATACGGAAAGGTCATTAAAAATGTTAGTAGGTAAGCGTCGTCGGTTATTAGATTATTTGAAAAGGTGTGATATTGGACGGTATCGTTTCATTATTAATGAATTAGGGATTAGAAGGTAA
- the atpA gene encoding F0F1 ATP synthase subunit alpha, with the protein MSNIKSSEISDILKMQLKGIDSRIKFEEIGRVLQVSDGVARIFGLNNAETGELLQFDSGDMAVVMNLEEDNVGTVLLGETSKVQEGDRVKRTKRIVSIPMKNGMLGRVVNPFGSPLDGKGPILGKEIDMPLERKAPGVIYRCPVVEPLQTGIKSIDAMIPIGRGQRELIIGDRQVGKTTISIDTIINQKANYETGDPIYCIYVAIGQKASTVANIVNTLKEYGALNYTIIVVAAASDPAAMQFYAPFAGAAIGEFFRDTGRHALVVYDDLSKHAVAYREVSLVLRRPSGREAYPGDIFYLHSRLLERAAKIINNDSVAASMNDLPNNLRGQVKGGGSLTALPIIETQAGDVSAYIPTNVISITDGQIFLETGLFNAGIRPAVNVGISVSRVGGKAQIKAMKKVAGTLKIDQAQYRELEAFTKFGGDMDAVTRATLDKGRKNVELLIQSQYNPLPVEKEIAIIFIGIKGLLSDVPVERVREFETEFLDILEMKYRKDILDMLKQGVLDEKIEKKLNTIASIVANNFK; encoded by the coding sequence ATGTCAAATATAAAATCCAGTGAAATTTCAGATATCCTAAAAATGCAGTTGAAAGGGATAGATAGCCGTATAAAATTTGAAGAAATAGGAAGAGTATTACAAGTTAGTGATGGTGTCGCACGTATTTTTGGTTTAAATAATGCTGAAACTGGTGAACTTCTCCAATTTGATAGCGGTGATATGGCTGTAGTTATGAATTTGGAAGAAGATAATGTTGGTACAGTGCTTCTTGGAGAGACCAGTAAAGTTCAAGAAGGCGATAGAGTAAAAAGAACTAAACGGATAGTTTCCATTCCTATGAAAAATGGAATGCTAGGACGTGTAGTTAATCCTTTTGGAAGTCCTTTGGACGGCAAGGGTCCAATTCTTGGAAAAGAAATTGATATGCCCTTAGAAAGGAAGGCACCGGGGGTAATATATAGATGTCCTGTGGTAGAACCACTTCAAACAGGAATAAAATCTATAGATGCTATGATTCCTATTGGTCGAGGTCAGCGGGAATTGATTATTGGGGATCGACAAGTTGGAAAAACGACTATTAGTATTGATACAATTATCAATCAAAAAGCTAACTATGAAACAGGAGATCCTATCTATTGTATTTATGTAGCTATTGGACAAAAAGCATCTACCGTTGCTAACATTGTTAATACTTTGAAGGAATATGGAGCACTAAATTATACTATTATAGTTGTTGCAGCAGCTTCTGATCCAGCTGCAATGCAATTTTATGCTCCGTTTGCCGGTGCAGCTATTGGTGAGTTTTTTCGTGATACAGGTAGACATGCTCTGGTAGTTTATGACGATTTATCTAAACACGCAGTTGCTTATAGAGAAGTATCCCTTGTTCTTCGCCGTCCCTCGGGACGAGAAGCTTATCCGGGTGATATTTTTTACCTTCATTCTCGTTTATTGGAACGGGCTGCCAAAATTATCAACAATGACTCTGTTGCTGCTAGTATGAATGATTTACCAAACAATTTGAGAGGACAAGTAAAAGGAGGTGGTTCATTGACAGCACTGCCGATTATCGAGACGCAAGCAGGTGATGTTTCTGCTTATATTCCTACTAACGTAATTTCTATTACTGATGGACAAATTTTTCTTGAAACAGGATTATTCAATGCAGGTATACGTCCTGCAGTAAATGTGGGTATATCTGTTTCCCGTGTAGGAGGGAAAGCTCAAATCAAAGCAATGAAAAAAGTAGCTGGCACACTTAAAATAGACCAAGCACAATATCGCGAACTAGAAGCATTTACCAAATTTGGTGGAGATATGGATGCCGTTACACGTGCTACTTTGGATAAAGGACGTAAGAATGTAGAATTACTGATTCAATCTCAATACAATCCACTTCCAGTAGAAAAAGAAATAGCAATTATTTTTATTGGAATAAAAGGATTACTTTCTGATGTACCAGTAGAAAGAGTACGGGAATTTGAAACGGAATTTTTGGATATATTAGAAATGAAATATCGCAAGGATATTTTAGATATGCTCAAACAAGGAGTTTTGGATGAAAAAATAGAAAAAAAATTAAATACAATAGCTTCTATTGTTGCAAACAATTTTAAATAA
- the atpE gene encoding ATP synthase F0 subunit C gives MLLSILLQVATGTGLAKLGEALGAGLAVIGAGLGIGKIGESAMEGIARQPEAAGDIRMNMIIAAALVEGVSLFAVVVCGFLL, from the coding sequence ATGTTATTATCAATTTTATTACAAGTAGCAACAGGGACAGGATTGGCAAAGTTGGGAGAAGCCCTAGGAGCTGGGTTAGCTGTTATTGGGGCAGGATTAGGAATTGGGAAAATTGGAGAGTCTGCTATGGAAGGAATTGCTCGTCAACCAGAAGCTGCGGGAGATATCCGCATGAATATGATTATTGCTGCAGCTCTTGTAGAGGGCGTCTCTCTGTTTGCAGTGGTTGTTTGTGGATTTTTATTGTAA
- a CDS encoding F0F1 ATP synthase subunit gamma — protein MPSLKEIKERITSIKSTQKITSAMKMLASSKLKKAQYQMNCFLPYQRKLNAMLNSFLFCITDFKSDLTKKREIKRIALVIFSSNTSLCGTFNSNIIKLFNETISKYRYLNQKDIEVYTVGKKIEDYVRKLTFPLKVEGNYTQLIEKPNFARLKQLADKLLSDFLNQKIDKVELLYNHCKNAIFQTTNLEPYLPIQMKQPKSTSHADYIIEPDRDTVLNTLILRSLYSKIYAVLLNSVIAEHTARLVSMQIAIDNADEILEELTIQHNKQRQQTITNDLLDIISSSEALK, from the coding sequence ATGCCTTCACTAAAAGAAATAAAAGAACGAATTACTTCTATAAAATCTACACAAAAGATTACTTCTGCTATGAAAATGCTAGCTTCCTCCAAATTGAAGAAAGCTCAATATCAAATGAATTGTTTTTTGCCATACCAGCGAAAATTAAACGCAATGTTAAATTCTTTTCTATTTTGTATTACTGATTTCAAATCAGATTTAACTAAAAAGAGAGAAATAAAACGAATAGCACTTGTAATATTTTCGTCCAATACTAGTTTGTGTGGCACTTTTAACTCTAATATTATCAAATTATTTAATGAAACGATATCTAAATATAGATATTTAAATCAGAAAGATATTGAAGTATATACTGTTGGGAAAAAAATTGAAGACTATGTACGCAAACTAACTTTTCCACTCAAAGTAGAGGGGAACTATACTCAACTAATAGAAAAGCCTAATTTTGCCAGATTAAAACAGCTTGCTGACAAATTACTTTCTGATTTTTTAAATCAAAAAATAGATAAAGTTGAACTACTATATAACCATTGCAAAAATGCAATTTTTCAAACAACAAATCTGGAACCTTATCTTCCTATTCAAATGAAACAACCAAAATCCACTTCTCACGCTGATTATATCATCGAACCAGATAGAGATACAGTCTTGAATACTTTAATACTCAGATCTTTATATAGCAAGATTTATGCAGTTTTATTAAATTCAGTAATAGCAGAACATACAGCACGACTTGTGTCTATGCAAATCGCAATAGACAACGCCGACGAAATCCTGGAGGAACTTACAATCCAACACAACAAACAAAGACAACAAACCATAACCAACGACCTATTAGATATTATTAGTAGCTCGGAGGCTTTGAAATAA